CCAGCAGGTCGAGCAACAGCTGGGTTTGCGTGTTTGCGCGATTGCCACCCTCACGGACTTGCTCCAGTATCTGCAGTCGAACGCAGATCCGCAGCTGGGCACGCATTTCGCAAGTGTGGCTGCCTATCGCGACCGCTACGGGGTGTAGGAACGCCTTGTGCAACGGTCGCCCAGCTGCCGCGGAGTACCTGAGTCATGCCGATCGAGTCTGGCTTCCTGCCAGGAATGCTGAACCCCCGGGGCCCCGTGCGGCCGCGAGTGCCGGCGGCTACCTTGCCGCAGTGCCAATGAGCCGCGTCGCCTCCCGCCCGGCTCCGTGCCGGGCCGCCGGCTGGCTGGGCGCCGCCGCGCTGGCCCTGCTGTGCCTGCCCGCAGCAGCCCAGGGCATCTACACCTGCACCGACGCCAAGGGCCGCAAGCTGACCTCCGACCGGCCCATCATCGAATGCCTGGACCGCGAGCAGCGCGTGATGAACAAGGACGGCTCCACCCGCAGTGTGCTGCCGCCCAGCCTCACCGCCGACGAGCGCGCCGACCTGGAAGCCAAGGAACGCCGGCGTGCCCAGGAACGCATGGCCCTGCAGGACGCGGTACGGCGCGACCGCCTGCTGCTGTCGCGCTACCCCACCGAAGCCGAGCACCGCGCGGCCCGCGAGGCGGCGCTGGACGATGTGCGCCAGTCCATCAAAAACTCCGAGCGTCGGATCGCCGAGCTGGAAAAGGAGCGCAAGCCGCTGCTGGCGGAATCGGAGTTCTACAAAGGCAAGCCGCTGCCCGGCAAGCTGAAACAGTCCATGGAATTTGTCGACGTGGCGGTGGACGCACACAAGACGCTGATCCAGAACCAGCAGTCCGAACTGCAGCGCATCAACTTCATCTTCGACCAGGAGTTGGAGCGGCTGCGCCGCCTGTGGGCCGGTGCAGCGCCGGGCACGCTGCCGCCGTCGCCGGCAGACGACGGCAAGGCCACCACCGGCGGCCGCTCGCGCTGACCCCCGGCGCTGGCCCTACCTCGCCGTGGAGCCAGCGCCAGCACCCAGCCGGCCGGCACGCCGGCCTGCCGGTGCATGCAAGCGAGGGCCGTGCGGAGACGGCCACCCGCCTCAGGCGCCGAGCTTCTTCCTCAGCAGCTCGTTGACCACGGCCGGGTCGGCCTTGCCCTTGGTGGCCTTCATTGCCTGGCCCACCAGCGCGTTGAAGGCCTTTTCCTTGCCGGCGCGGAATTCCTCCACCGACTTGGTGTTGGCCGCCAGCACATCGTCCAGCATCGCATCCAGCGCACCGGTGTCCGACACCTGCTTCAATCCCTTGGCCTCGATGAGCGCGTCGACATCGCTGCCCTCGCCGCTCCACAAGGCGTCGAACACCTGGCGGGCGCCGTTGTTCGAGATGGTGCGGTCGGCAATGCGGCCGATCAGCTGCGCCAGCGTCCGCGCCTGCACCGGGCTGTCGGCCAGCTCCCGGCCTTCGGCATTGAGCCGCCGCGAGACTTCGCCCATCAGCCAGTTGGCCACCAGCTTGGGCGCGCCGCAGGCGCGCGCCGCGGCCTCGAAGTAAGCACCGAAGGCCTTGCTCTGCGTCATCATCGTCGCGTCATAGGCCGGCAGCCCGTAGTCGCGCTGGAAACGCTCGGCCATCACTCGCGGCAGCTCCGGCATCTCGGCCTTGACCCGCTCCACCCAGTCGGGGGCGATCACCAGCGGCGGCAGATCCGGGTCCGGGAAATAGCGGTAGTCGTGCGCATCTTCCTTGGTGCGCATTGCGCGCGTCTCGCCGCTGTCGGGGTCGAACAGCACGGTGGCCTGCACGATCTCGTGGCCGTCCTCGATCTGGTCGATCTGCCACTGGATTTCGGCATCGATCGCCTGCTGCAGGAAGCGGAAGCTGTTCAGGTTCTTGATCTCGCGCCGCGTGCCCAGCGGCGCGCCGGGCTTGCGCACCGAGACGTTGGCATCGCAGCGGAAAGAGCCTTCCTGCATGTTGCCGTCGCAAATGCCCAGCCACACCACCAGCGCGTGCAGCGCCCGGGCGTACTCGGTGGCCTCCTGGCTGCTGCCCATCTCCGGCTCCGAGACGATCTCCAGCAGCGGGGTGCCGGCCCGGTTCAGGTCGATGCCGGTCTGGCCGTGGTAGTCCTCGTGCAGCGACTTCCCGGCGTCCTCCTCGAGGTGGGCCCGAGTCAGCCGCACGGTGTGCGCCTGGTCGCCGACGTAGAACTGCACCTGGCCGCCCTGCACCACCGGGATCTCGTACTGGCTGATCTGGTAGCCCTTGGGCAGGTCCGGGTAGAAGTAGTTCTTGCGCGCGAAGATCGAGCGCGGCGCCACCGTGGCGCCCACCGCGAGCCCGAAGCGGATCGCCCGCTCCACCGCCGCCTTGTTCATCACCGGCAGGGTGCCGGGCAGCGCCAGGTCGACCGCGCTGGCCTGCGTGTTGGGTGCGGCGCCGAAAGCGGTGCTGGCACCCGAGAAGATCTTGGACTGGGTGGACAGCTGGGCGTGGGTCTCGAGGCCGATCACCACCTCGTAGCCGCGCACCAGCTTGCTGTTCGTGCTTGTGCTCATGTCAGATGCCCTCCGGGCTGCGGAGGTGCCAGTCGGTCGCCTGCTGGAAGGCATGTGCGGCGTGCAGCAGCTCGCCTTCCTGCCAGTAGTTGCCGATCAGTTGCAGCCCCACCGGCATGCCGCCTTCGCCGAAGCCGGCCGGCACGCTCATGCCGGGCAGGCCGGCCAGGCTGCCGGGCAGCGTGAAGATGTCGGCCAGGTAATTGGCCACCGGGTCGCTCTTGCCGCCGATGGGCCAGGCCACGGTCGGCGAGACCGGGCCAGCGATCAGGTCGCACTGCGCGAAGGCCGCCTGGAAGTCGTCGGCAATCATGCGGCGCAGCTTCTGCGCCTGCAGGTAGTAGGCGTCGTAGTAGCCGTGGCTCAGCACGTAGGTGCCGATCATGATGCGGCGCTTGACCTCCGGGCCGAAGCCCTCGGCGCGCGACTTCTTGTACATCTCCAGCAGGCCCTTGTAGTCCTTGGCCCGGTGCCCGTAGCGCACGCCGTCGAAGCGGCTGAGGTTCGAGCTGGCCTCGGCCGGCGCGATGATGTAGTACACCGGAATGGCCAGCTCGGTGCGCGGCAGCGACACGTCCACCAGGGTCGCGCCCAGCTTCTCGTATTCGGCCAGCGCAGTGCGCAGGGCCTGGGCCACGTCGGCGGCCACGCCCTCGCCGAAGAACTCCTTCGGCAGGCCGATGCGCAGGCCTTTCAGGGGTTGCGCCGCATCGGCGCCGTGGCGCGGCGCGCGCAGGAGGGCGGCGTAGTCCTCCACCGGCCGGTCGGCCGAGGTGGCGTCACGCTCGTCGAAGCCGCTCATGGCCTGCAGCAGCAGCGCGCAGTCCTCGGCGCTGCGCGCCAGCGGGCCGGCCTGGTCCAGGCTGGAGGCGAAGGCGATCATGCCGTAGCGCGAGCAGCGGCCGTAGGTCGGCTTGATGCCGGTGACGTTGCACAGCGCGGCCGGCTGGCGCACCGAGCCGCCGGTGTCGGTGCCGGTGGCCGCCGGCACAAGGCCCGCCGCCACCGCGGCCGCGGAGCCGCCGGAAGAGCCGCCGGTGATGCGGCTGCGGTCCCACGGATTGCGCGCCACGCCGTAGGCCGAGTTCTCGTTGCTGCCGCCCATCGCGAATTCATCGCAGTTGAGCTTGCCCAGCGTCACGCCGCCGGCCGCGGCCAGCTTGTCCACCACGGTGGCATTGAAGGGGCTGCGGTAGCCTTCCAGCATGCGCGAGGCGGCGGTGCTCGGGAAGTCGGTGGTGACGAAGATGTCCTTGTGCGCCAGCGGCACGCCCAGCAGCGGGCCGGTTTCACCGCGGGCCCGCCGGGCATCGGCCGCCTC
This genomic stretch from Eleftheria terrae harbors:
- a CDS encoding DUF4124 domain-containing protein, with the protein product MSRVASRPAPCRAAGWLGAAALALLCLPAAAQGIYTCTDAKGRKLTSDRPIIECLDREQRVMNKDGSTRSVLPPSLTADERADLEAKERRRAQERMALQDAVRRDRLLLSRYPTEAEHRAAREAALDDVRQSIKNSERRIAELEKERKPLLAESEFYKGKPLPGKLKQSMEFVDVAVDAHKTLIQNQQSELQRINFIFDQELERLRRLWAGAAPGTLPPSPADDGKATTGGRSR
- the gatB gene encoding Asp-tRNA(Asn)/Glu-tRNA(Gln) amidotransferase subunit GatB, with translation MSTSTNSKLVRGYEVVIGLETHAQLSTQSKIFSGASTAFGAAPNTQASAVDLALPGTLPVMNKAAVERAIRFGLAVGATVAPRSIFARKNYFYPDLPKGYQISQYEIPVVQGGQVQFYVGDQAHTVRLTRAHLEEDAGKSLHEDYHGQTGIDLNRAGTPLLEIVSEPEMGSSQEATEYARALHALVVWLGICDGNMQEGSFRCDANVSVRKPGAPLGTRREIKNLNSFRFLQQAIDAEIQWQIDQIEDGHEIVQATVLFDPDSGETRAMRTKEDAHDYRYFPDPDLPPLVIAPDWVERVKAEMPELPRVMAERFQRDYGLPAYDATMMTQSKAFGAYFEAAARACGAPKLVANWLMGEVSRRLNAEGRELADSPVQARTLAQLIGRIADRTISNNGARQVFDALWSGEGSDVDALIEAKGLKQVSDTGALDAMLDDVLAANTKSVEEFRAGKEKAFNALVGQAMKATKGKADPAVVNELLRKKLGA
- the gatA gene encoding Asp-tRNA(Asn)/Glu-tRNA(Gln) amidotransferase subunit GatA, which produces MELHRMTVAELGRQLDAKAVSSTELTKHLLARVAEQEQLGAFLCTDADVALRQAEAADARRARGETGPLLGVPLAHKDIFVTTDFPSTAASRMLEGYRSPFNATVVDKLAAAGGVTLGKLNCDEFAMGGSNENSAYGVARNPWDRSRITGGSSGGSAAAVAAGLVPAATGTDTGGSVRQPAALCNVTGIKPTYGRCSRYGMIAFASSLDQAGPLARSAEDCALLLQAMSGFDERDATSADRPVEDYAALLRAPRHGADAAQPLKGLRIGLPKEFFGEGVAADVAQALRTALAEYEKLGATLVDVSLPRTELAIPVYYIIAPAEASSNLSRFDGVRYGHRAKDYKGLLEMYKKSRAEGFGPEVKRRIMIGTYVLSHGYYDAYYLQAQKLRRMIADDFQAAFAQCDLIAGPVSPTVAWPIGGKSDPVANYLADIFTLPGSLAGLPGMSVPAGFGEGGMPVGLQLIGNYWQEGELLHAAHAFQQATDWHLRSPEGI